The Candidatus Acidiferrales bacterium genome has a segment encoding these proteins:
- a CDS encoding nucleotidyltransferase family protein has product MQQGAIFAGEPNEPGHAIVNTAPNEITKAVILARGLGKRMRSPDSSADLADEQARAADAGMKAMIPIGRPFLDFVLAALADAGFTEVCLVVGPEHTAIREYYASIPARRVRICFAIQENPMGTANALLAAESFTAGESFLVLNSDNYYPVEVFQALRALGEPGLPAFEREGLLRESNIPSDRIRGYALLEISAKGYLKRIIEKPDEMPQAVASREIFISMNCWRFSPAIFRACREVPRSARGEFELPEAVQYGLASLGLRFKTIPFRAGVLDLSYRGDIAEVAKRLADVRVEL; this is encoded by the coding sequence TTGCAGCAAGGAGCCATTTTCGCTGGAGAACCGAATGAGCCTGGTCACGCCATCGTGAACACTGCGCCGAATGAAATTACGAAGGCTGTGATTCTCGCTCGCGGTTTGGGCAAGCGAATGCGCTCCCCCGATTCCTCCGCGGATCTCGCCGACGAGCAAGCTCGTGCCGCTGACGCAGGAATGAAAGCGATGATTCCGATTGGGCGTCCGTTTCTCGATTTCGTCCTTGCTGCGCTTGCCGATGCGGGCTTCACTGAAGTGTGCCTCGTGGTCGGGCCGGAACACACCGCCATTCGCGAATATTACGCTTCAATTCCTGCGCGCCGCGTCCGCATCTGTTTTGCGATTCAAGAGAACCCGATGGGCACGGCAAATGCTCTTCTTGCTGCGGAGTCGTTCACGGCCGGCGAGTCGTTTCTTGTTCTCAATTCCGATAATTATTATCCCGTCGAAGTTTTCCAGGCGTTGCGTGCCCTCGGCGAGCCGGGCCTTCCTGCTTTCGAGCGCGAAGGGCTGCTCCGAGAAAGCAATATTCCTTCCGATAGAATTCGCGGCTATGCGCTGCTGGAAATTAGCGCGAAGGGTTATCTCAAGCGAATTATCGAGAAACCCGATGAGATGCCCCAAGCCGTCGCCAGCAGGGAAATCTTCATCAGCATGAACTGCTGGCGATTCAGTCCCGCGATTTTTCGCGCCTGCCGCGAAGTCCCTCGCTCAGCGCGAGGCGAATTCGAGCTGCCGGAAGCTGTGCAATACGGCCTCGCGTCGCTCGGCCTTCGTTTCAAGACGATTCCGTTTCGCGCGGGCGTTCTCGATCTTTCCTATCGTGGCGACATCGCCGAAGTCGCGAAGCGCCTTGCTGATGTTCGAGTCGAGCTATGA
- a CDS encoding galactokinase family protein — protein MSAVESSAKSALFARLLRELQGMREGGASFHYAFFIPGRLEFLGKHTDYAGGRSLLCAIEHGICIVAAPRDDAQICIFDAGRASSVDFEFTASIEPTAGHWSNFPMTVARRLARDFPGKRVGADIVFASDLPRASGMSSSSAFMVAIFFVLAQANELWQTQSYLRAISSREDLAGYLAAIESGASYKAFLGTRGVGTHGGSEDHVAILCSRAGFLRQYSFCPIHFEREISLPERHRFVIGVSGVKADKTGDARDAYNRASEAAERIMDLWRRTTGRSDSSLAAVLSSYPEASDQLRQILSGSKDADYPASALLDRVTQFAEESNGIIPSAGDALARGDFARLGVLVDRSQFLAETLLKNQVPETIELARSARSFGAAAASAFGAGFGGSVWALVDSGREEEFCNAWAAHYHQRFPERADDSRFFVSGPGPGLVQFD, from the coding sequence ATGAGCGCCGTCGAATCTTCTGCAAAATCTGCGCTCTTCGCGAGGTTGCTGCGGGAATTGCAAGGGATGCGCGAAGGAGGCGCCAGTTTCCATTACGCTTTTTTCATTCCCGGCCGCCTCGAATTTCTCGGAAAGCACACAGACTATGCAGGTGGTCGCAGTCTTCTGTGTGCCATCGAACACGGCATCTGCATCGTGGCCGCGCCACGCGATGACGCGCAGATATGCATCTTCGACGCTGGCCGCGCCTCCTCCGTCGATTTCGAATTCACCGCATCCATCGAACCAACCGCGGGGCACTGGTCGAATTTCCCGATGACCGTGGCGCGACGGCTGGCGCGCGACTTTCCAGGCAAGCGCGTGGGCGCGGACATTGTCTTCGCCAGTGATCTTCCTCGCGCCTCGGGCATGAGCAGTTCCAGCGCTTTCATGGTCGCGATCTTCTTCGTTCTCGCACAGGCAAATGAACTGTGGCAGACGCAATCTTACCTGCGCGCCATTTCCTCCCGAGAAGACCTTGCCGGCTATCTCGCTGCCATCGAAAGCGGCGCGAGCTACAAGGCCTTCCTCGGCACTCGCGGCGTGGGCACGCATGGAGGAAGCGAAGACCACGTTGCCATCCTGTGTTCGCGCGCGGGATTTTTGCGTCAGTATTCTTTTTGCCCGATACATTTCGAGCGGGAAATTTCTCTGCCGGAGCGGCATCGCTTCGTCATCGGAGTCAGCGGCGTGAAAGCTGACAAGACCGGCGACGCGCGCGATGCCTACAATCGCGCTTCAGAAGCCGCGGAAAGAATTATGGACCTTTGGCGCCGCACCACCGGTCGCAGCGATTCCTCGCTTGCTGCGGTCTTATCTTCGTATCCCGAGGCGAGCGATCAGCTTCGTCAAATATTGAGCGGATCGAAGGACGCCGACTACCCCGCTAGCGCGCTTCTGGATCGCGTCACTCAGTTTGCCGAAGAGAGCAACGGAATCATTCCTTCCGCCGGAGATGCTCTCGCTCGTGGGGATTTTGCGCGCCTTGGCGTGCTTGTCGATCGTTCTCAGTTTCTCGCTGAAACGCTCCTTAAGAACCAGGTTCCCGAAACGATCGAACTGGCTCGTTCCGCCCGTTCTTTTGGTGCTGCGGCGGCCTCAGCTTTCGGTGCGGGTTTCGGAGGCAGCGTCTGGGCGCTCGTCGATTCCGGTCGCGAAGAAGAGTTTTGCAATGCATGGGCGGCGCATTATCATCAGCGCTTTCCGGAGCGGGCCGATGACAGCCGTTTTTTCGTCAGCGGTCCCGGCCCGGGTTTAGTTCAGTTCGATTAA